GGGGCCGGTCTGGAAGCCGATCGTCTCGATCGTGAGGAAGATGAGCGCGGCGGTGGCGAGCTTCCAGCGGTCGACGATCAGCCGGCTGAGGGTGAGGATCCGCCGGTCCGTCGAGCGCGCCGTGAAGACCGCGTCGGGCTCACCGTGGTCCGGCTCGGTCTCGACGAGCTCGGTGACCTCCTCGACGAGCTCGTCGGGGATGCCGGCGAAGGGCGCTCCACCGGCGGTCGCCTGCCCCGAGCCGCCCCAGTTGTTGTGGTTGCCGCCGGCGACGCCCCCCATGTTCCACATCGCGCCGCCACCGAAGCCCATGCCCATCAGCGCACGCTCCCCTCGGCACCCGCGTCGCGCTCGCCATCGGCCATCGAGTCGAGGTCGGCCTCCTCGACCGCGACGCGCGCCAGCACCTCCGCGTAGCGGGGCTCGTTGGCGAGCAGGTCCTGGTGGCGGCCCTGTGCGATGACGTGGCCGTTCTCGATCAGCACCACCCGGTCGGCGAGGCTGATCGTCGCCAGGCGGTGGGCGATGATCAGCGTCGTGCGGTCGACCATCAGCTCCTTCAGCGAGTGGTGGATCTTCTGCTCCACCTGGACGTCGATCGCGCTCGTCGCGTCGTCGAGGACGAGGATCGGCGGGTTGATCAGCAGCGTCCGGGCGATCGCCATCCGCTGGCGCTGCCCGCCCGAGAGCGTGTAGCCGCGCTCGCCGACGACGGTCTCGTAGCCCTCGGGGAGGCGCACGATGAACTCGTCGGCGTCGGCCGCCTTGGCCGCCGCGATGACCTCCTCGATCGTCGCGTCGGGCTTGCCGTAGGCGATGTTGTCGCGGATCGAGACCGAGAAGAGGAAGGGCTCGTCGAAGACGAAGCCGACGTGGGCGCGCACGCTCTCGAGGGTGTAGTCGCGCACGTCGAGGCCGTCGATCTTCACGTGGCCGCCGCTCACGTCGTAGGAGCGGTTGATCAGCCGGCCGACCGTGGTCTTTCCCGAGCCGGTGCGGCCGACGACGGCCACCGTCTCGCCCGGGGCGAGGTGCAGGTCGAAGTCGTGCAGCACCTCGGTGCCGTCGGAGTAGGCGAAGTCGACGTGCTCGAACTGCACGTCACCCCGGCAGGTGACGAGGTCGTGGGCGCCGGGGAGGGAGACGATCTCGGTCTCCTGGTCGAGGACCTCGTAGATCCGCTTGGCCGACGCGCTCGCCCGCTGGCCGTTCATGATCACCATCCCGAGCTGACGGAACGGTGGCTGGAAGATGAGCATGTAGGCCTGGAAGGCGAAGAGGTTGCCGATGCTCAGGTGGTGGTGCAGCGCGAGCACCCCGCCGTAGAGGAGGATCACGGCCAGGCCGGCGCGGGGCAGGTTCTCGATCGTCGGCGCCCACGTGCCGCGGATGTTCGCGTTCTTGATGTAGGCCCACTGCAGCTTGTCAGCGGAGCGGGCGAGCTTGGTGAGCTCGGCCTGCTCGGCGGCGAAGGACTTCACGACGCGCACGCCCTCGATGTTCTCCTCGACGAGCATCGCGACCTCGGCGAGGCGGGCCTGGATGAGCCAGGAGACCGGGTACATCTTCTTGCGCATCATCACCCCGACCACGAAGGTGATCGGCAGCGAGCAGGCGGTGACGAGCGTGAGCGGCACGTTGATCGCGAACATCTCGCCGAAGGCGACGAGGATCACCGCGCACTGCACGAGCACCGTCGGCGCGACCACGAGGTACTGCTGCACGGCGCGCACGTCCGAGTTGGCCCGCGAGATGAGCTGGCCGACCGAGACCCGGTCGTAGAAGGGGAAGGAGAGGCCCATGTAGTGGTCGTAGACGAGGTGCCGGAGGTCGTACTCGAAGCCGTACGCCGTCGTGAGCAAGCAGCGGCGGCCGACGTAGTTGGTCACCTCGCGGAGCAGGATCGTCGTGAGGATGATCGCCGCGAAGTGCTCAAGCGGCTGCACCGGCTTCTGGTGGAGCAGCGAGCTGTTCACCGCCTGGGCGATGAACTTCGGGATCTGCACCTGTGCGAGCAGCGCGAGGAACGACATCGACAAGGAGAGGATCCAGATCCCCTTGTGCGTCTTCATGATCGGCCAGGCGCGGCCGATCCACCCCTTGCTCTGGTCCGGGTCGATCGTCGCGGTCGGCGGCCGGTACGGCGAGCGCTCGACCATCGGGACGAACGGGCGCGCCTCCAACTGCTCGTAGAACTCCCCGTCACCCCCTCCGAAGAGGGCACGCAGGGGCCTCACGATTGCGTGGCGGCGGGGGTCGTCCTCAGCGCGAGCCGGTGGGCACGGTAGGCCTCGAGAGCATCGCCCCACAGGGCGAGGGCGAGCAGCGCGTCCTCGGCCCGCACCTCGTCGCCGAGCGAGCCGGCGATCTCCTCGAGGCGGGCCCGCACTGCGTCCTCTGCCCTGC
This Acidimicrobiales bacterium DNA region includes the following protein-coding sequences:
- a CDS encoding ABC transporter ATP-binding protein; the protein is MRPLRALFGGGDGEFYEQLEARPFVPMVERSPYRPPTATIDPDQSKGWIGRAWPIMKTHKGIWILSLSMSFLALLAQVQIPKFIAQAVNSSLLHQKPVQPLEHFAAIILTTILLREVTNYVGRRCLLTTAYGFEYDLRHLVYDHYMGLSFPFYDRVSVGQLISRANSDVRAVQQYLVVAPTVLVQCAVILVAFGEMFAINVPLTLVTACSLPITFVVGVMMRKKMYPVSWLIQARLAEVAMLVEENIEGVRVVKSFAAEQAELTKLARSADKLQWAYIKNANIRGTWAPTIENLPRAGLAVILLYGGVLALHHHLSIGNLFAFQAYMLIFQPPFRQLGMVIMNGQRASASAKRIYEVLDQETEIVSLPGAHDLVTCRGDVQFEHVDFAYSDGTEVLHDFDLHLAPGETVAVVGRTGSGKTTVGRLINRSYDVSGGHVKIDGLDVRDYTLESVRAHVGFVFDEPFLFSVSIRDNIAYGKPDATIEEVIAAAKAADADEFIVRLPEGYETVVGERGYTLSGGQRQRMAIARTLLINPPILVLDDATSAIDVQVEQKIHHSLKELMVDRTTLIIAHRLATISLADRVVLIENGHVIAQGRHQDLLANEPRYAEVLARVAVEEADLDSMADGERDAGAEGSVR